The following nucleotide sequence is from Strigops habroptila isolate Jane chromosome Z, bStrHab1.2.pri, whole genome shotgun sequence.
TCAAATAGCTCCTAGAATGTGTATTGACTCTGCCGAGTCAGAAACGAAGAGGTTCTGGGAATGATCCCCAagaggagaagagcagcagtcCTCAGCCACAACCTACTGTACGAGAGCTAGGAGAAAACCTtttggaatggaatggaatagaaaacaggacagaacagaacagaacaggacaggacagaacagaacagaacaggacagaacaggacaggacaggacagaacaggacaggacaggacagaacaggacaggacagaacagaacagaagagaacagaacagaataaaatagaatagCATAAAATAACATAGCATAGCATAGGATAGGACAGGACAGggtaggataggataggataggataggataggataggataggataggatagaaggataggataggatagaCTATACGAGACTAGACTAGAATGAtagggtggtttgggttggaagggaccttaaagatcatccagttccaatcctcTGCCGCATTTCATTGCATCTCTAAAACTGCAGAAGCTTCCTGACGTGAGAGATGTAATTTCTGTCCATCAGTGAACCAACTGGGACACGAAATAAATCACAGTAGTCTAGTGGtagccttggcagtgctggagtaaaggttggacttcatgatcttaaaggtcttttccaacttcgTGGAgtctttgattttattattacaaagaacaaagaatcacaggctggtttgggttggaaggggcctcaaAGcgcatccagttccaacctcctgccacaggcagggacaccttccactagagcaggttgctccaagccccatctagcctggccttgaatatggaatggaatatttcagttggacTTCCGATGACCAGCTAGTCCAGCTGCCAGCCCATGTGGAATCAGGAGGCGACTGGGCTGAACAACACTTGCAGGGCTGCAAGATACTCTCCATGAAAGCACTATTGGAAAGCCAGATCAGTTCTCCCATTGATACCTACTAGTGAGGGCTGAAGCAACTCCTGTGCCTGATTTCTCATGTTTCCCTTGCCATTGGCTGGTTTTAGGCCTtcatctcttcctcctcatctctGCCCATCATTTGCTGCGcctcttcctgcctctccctTGCTGTTTTCATACACTGCAGACCCCAGAGGctcttccttgctttctgttgtgggtttggagggaaagggaaggagccACGGGgctgaggaaagggaagagaccATGTCCCAGAGCATCTCCTCTTCTCCTTACGCTGTGTGCAGtgagacagcagcagaaaacaataaaatgtaaTCTTACGGATCAGTAGCTTATGGATCAGGCACTAAAAAAGTGggaataaaaagcttttcacaaCAGAGGGTTCAAAACTATTTATGGCATCGCTAACCTGACTGTGGAAGCTGGTGGGCTGCCAGCTGGGGTTGCCCCACAGGGAGCATCTAGTGCCTGTTGGGTCTGTAGAATCCAGAGTGTATAGGACTGTGGGTGGATCTGAAAGCCCCAGACCCACACTAGCACCTGGGTGAGGCAGTGGGCACAGCACAGGAGCGCTGATGGCTCACACAGCCCTTTGTGGTGCTTTGCGTTGCCCACCTGAGAAACCAGATTCAGTGgagctgcctgtccctgctggCTCATTGGGTAATGGTGGTGGGGACCCACAAGTGACACCCTGCCGGATCACACACCCAAACACGTACGTATAGAAATGTACATAGACATGGACATTCTtactgtatcagcaccagtgcggcagcagggccagggcagtgactgtccccctgtgctgggcactggtgaggctgcacctcgaatcctgtgttcagttctgggcccctcactacaagagagacattgaggtgctggagcggagccagagaagggcaccggagctggtgcagggcctggagcacaagtgtgatgaggaacggctgagggacctggggggtttagtctggagaagagaaggctcaggggggaccttatcgctctctgcaactgcctgacaggaggatggagccaggagggggctggtctctgctcccaaggagcaagggacaggacaagaggaaacggcctcaagctgcaccagggcaggtttagatggagctgaggaacaattccctccccaaagggtgctcaggcattggaacaggctgcccagggcagtgctggagtcaccggccctggaggtgtttaagaTGTGTAGAGGTGGCACGCAGTGATATGGGTTAGTAGtagccttggcagtgctggggaatggttggacttgatcatcttgaaggtcttttccaaccgagttgattctatgatgctatatacatatatatgtacatctATTAACACATATAGGCATAGGCATGTTACCTGTAcgtacacatacacacacacacatgtacacgCACATACATGTACACGcacatacatgtacacacatatacatgtataaacACCCCCCCTCTCCCCTAACCTCCCCTGTCCCCCTCCCTTGCGCTCCCCACACGTGaccgcctcccccccccccgacgGCGCGCGGCCCTTCCATTCATAATTCCCCCTCGACGTCACGGAGGGTGTGACCAATGGGAGCGTCTCTGCGGGCCGGCTCCGGCAGGGACCGCCCATCGTGCCACGAGCACCGCCCCGCGCGGGGCCTTAAAgggccccgccgcccgcggAGCAgcgccgctgccgcccgcccgTCGGTGTGTCCGTCCGTCCCTCCATCCATCTacccatccatccctccattcATCCATccccccatccatccatcccttcatccctccatccatccactcacccacccacccacccacccatccatccatccctccatccctccatccatccatccaccccGAGCGATGACGGGGCTCGCCTTCCTGCTGTGCGCCGCCGCGATGTGCTGCACCGCGGCGCCGCCTGCGCTGCCGGCCCGAGGTGGGTGAGCGCGGTCCGTTCCCTGCGGAGCGGGTGTCCCCTCTCCTCCCCGGCGTGACGCCTTGCTCTGCCCCGGTTTGCAGATGCCGCCGTCGCCGAGCAGCCTGCGCCGACGGCAGCCAAGCCGCGGGTGAGGTTCTCCCTCCGCTCCGCGTCGCACGCCGAGGAGGAGGGTTGCGCGATCGCCGTCGGGCAGCACAAGTGTCTGGAGGACTGCGGGTTCAACGTGACAGCCAAGACCTTCTTCATCATTCACGGGTGGACCGTAAGTACGGAGCATCGCGGTGATGCTTAGTCTTCTGTCCATCCGCTTAGAGAGTGCAAGTGCCTTGTAAATGCTCTGTGGGTCTAGAATGTGTGGGATTTGGGACAGTTTTGCATGTTTTGAGCATTATGGTCTCTTAGTGGCTGTGCCTGAGGTCCCTGGATCATTTAACTTGAGTTGCACTCGAGAGCCCTGTGAAATCACCCAACTCATCCACAACTGCTCAAAACCACATCACACCTGTATAACATGAACGTAGTAAAGGGAACTTTGAGATTTTTCCCTAAAACCCACCTAACTAACCCCTGTGCCGGTGGCACATAGCTCGACACACATGTTTAGCCTTTCTGTAATAGtagctgtgcttctgcagcctTGACTTCAGCTACAAGGTCTCTTTGATAAAGAAACGGAGGGCAGACAGACTTTACCAAGCTTTCTTTACCaagctttcttctgctttgaattCGATGTGGCTGAGCATGTGGCACCAGGGGACTTAACTCTACCAGGGCTTACTCAGTGCCAGGGCTGGAAAATCGTTTTGCAATCCATCAGAATATCTGAAACCCTTGAGAAAAAAGGGAGATAAGGTGACATGTAACACAtgcctctccctcctgccttaACCAGCAAGGTGGCTGATTACACCCAGAGTCTctcaaaacctgtttttcttaCACCATTAGTGCAGTGCTGAGGAGTAGTGGGCTTGCAGAAGAGCAGcatgcagctggagcaggctaTGTAAATGATGTGCAAATAACCCAAGTGTGAATATGTAATCTGGGTCCCATGAGATGGAAACTGACACCTGGATCTCCTTCTAGATGAGTGGCATGTTTGAAACCTGGCTGGGCAGCTTGGTATCTGCTCTccaggagagggagaaggatgccaatgtggtggtggtggacTGGCTTTCCCTCGCCCACCAGCTCTACACCGATGCTGTGAACAACACGCAGATTGTCGGAAAAAGCATAGCGAGGCTGCTTGACTGGTTACAGGTAACGCAAGTTAAGAACAGCCTCTGTTGTAATGCTCCGTGAGGGATGTTGCACAAGGGAACAGAGCATTCACCAGCTCCAGCGCTCATGAGCTGGTGTAATCCCAACCCCGAGGCTTGGCAGGGTGATGGCTCAGAGCTCAGGTGTGTGCTGGCGCGAGaaagtgctgctgtgctttcctgGAGACGCTGCCTTGCGGCGCGCTCGGGTCAGTGGTGTTGAGGTGGACTTCCACAGgagggacaccttgcactagagcaggttgctccaagcccctgtgtccaacctggccttgaacactgccagggatggggcagccacagcttctctgggaaaagtctgtgccagcgcctcagcactctcactgtaaagaacttcttccttatatccaacctgaacttcccctgtttcagtttgaacccatcaccccttgtcctaccactccagtccctgatgaagagtccctccccagcatccttgtagcccccttcagacactggaagctgctctgaggtctccatgcagcttctcttctccaggctgaacagccccaactttctcagcctgtcttcatatgggagatgctccagcccctgatcatcctcgcAGCCTCCTCTCAACTTGCTCCAGCAGTTCAGTTTCGGAATCCTGCTTGAGCAAGTTGGGAGTTGGGCATTAAAAGTCAACCTTGGCTTGGCAAGagggtggaaaagagaaaaggccCATGGTGCTGCACTGGAGTCTGCAGCCAGGACAGAGGTCTGCTGCCCAAAGAGTATCATAATTGGGGTTGGAAGCTGGGTACTGTGGCTGGGGGCAAATGACAAGTGCCATCCAAACCCTTCAATATGTCTTGCTGAAATAAGCGTGAAGCATGCTtgtctcctccctccctccattcACTTCTTAGAATTGGACTTCATAGTCCTGCAGATGCCCTCAAAAACAGGGGAGAAAATtatcacatctttttttccttgcaggagAACCCGCTCTTCCAGCTCGAGAACGTTCACCTGATCGGGTACAGCCTGGGCGCTCACGTTGCTGGCTTTGCTGGTAACCACGTCCATGGGACGATAGGCAGGATTACAGGCAAGTGGCTTTTTAACCAGTCTCTTACCTTCCCTTAGTAGCAGCGAGTTTCCCCGAAGAGGCTCATTTCCTGTGTTGCTGCGACTCTGTTTTGAGCTTGTACATTCAGAAATGACAAGTTTCCTACCTGTGGCAGGAGCGGGGAGCACGGGCTCCCTTGCATGAGGAAGTGTCTTAATTTTGAACCcttaagtgtgtgtgtgtgggtcaATGAAAAAACCTTTCAGAGGATAACCTGAGCATTGAACCCACATGTAGCTTCAAATATACTTAAAACAAGCCCAGCTCAAACTCTTACTATTCAAATCCTAAGCCTCTGAGTGATACTGGTTTTCGTAATTACAGCTCAGAACTAATGGAAGTGAGAGCTATTGGGTGCTGTTTGTCCTGTAGGATGTTTGGCcaagaaaacccaacccaaaaaccaccaaacccaacCCCTCATTCTGAAAATATCTTGGAGAGAATGCTTCTGACTCCAGAGGAAAGCTGATTTCAGCACGAGAGAACTTAAAGCATGGTACAAGGGGTTGCGTTAAGTGCTTAGATGTGACACTGGCAGTGAGGATTTCTCAGAGCCTAGCAATAAACATGTGTATTTAGttaagcagaggaaaaggaaataaaattcactTAACAGTCAAGTTTGGGAATGGCTCAGGAGCGCAGCTTCAGTTGGGGGTGAGGCTCAGAGGTTGACAGAACCTCCCAAACCCATCATGGGATCTCAGATGCGGGGATTACCAGGCTGCTGCTTAAACTGGTATTAGTCTCTCCACATATCCAAGTCTGAAAATAGACAAAGCCAAGGCAGCTTTGGCTACCACTGGTCTCTGTGTGGTGCTAGACCTCTTCTGGTGTTCTTCACTGTGACCTAGCAAAAACTCATTGCTTCTGACAGGCAATCTGAAACCATTGCTGTAGAGCAGACTGGTGCTACTACAGAGTTGTATTGCACCAAAAGTGGTATAGGACATTTCTTCCCTTGTTCCTTGAGCAAGCCCACGGTGAAGAGATCTTGGGGAACAGCATCGACAATGAGGCATCAACAATGTTAGCAGAGCTGCTAGCAGCAGGCTCCTGGCTGTATTCTGCATGAAATAACCCAGTTTCTTACCTGGCGTCTTGCATACTGTCTCTAACACCAGGTTTGGATCCGGCTGGCCCTATGTTTGAAGGAGTGGACCCTAGCAAGCGCCTCTCCCCCGATGATGCTAACTTTGTGGATGTCCTTCACACCTACACAAGGGAAACGCTAGGTGTTAGCATTGGGATCCAGATGCCTGTAGGCCATGTTGACATCTACCCCAATGGGGGAGActtccagcctggctgtggtTTAAGTGATGTCTTGGGAGCAATTGCGTATGGGAGTAAGTTCTCATTACTTACTTTGCCTCTGGTCAGTGTGCACTCCTCACAAATAGACTTGGGTTGATGCTGGGGGATGATCTGATttacaagagcagagaaaactattttttctttctaaattgcCAGTACTGCTGGAGGTAGTTGCTAGAAACTAGACctgcttttaattctgaattagCATGTTCTCACTCTAACACCTGATCATGAACTATGGTCATTTTACGCTGGGTCTAAAATCCTCTTTAAAGCTTTCTTCCTAGTAGAGACAAAATGAATGGTCTTCTTCAAGTGTCTTCCACTAACCTCTTGAAttgctgctgtttggaaaaCGTTCACGTTTGGCCATGTTCACTCATGTTGGCCTACAAAAAGGCATAGCTCACTGTATCTTGCCAGCTGGTGGGGTGGCAAATGCctaaacaaaatgtttcctttgtaaCTCTGCCTCTCCAGCGATTGGTGAAGTGGTTAAATGTGAGCACGAGCGGTCTGTGCACCTCTTCGTGGACTCCCTCGTGAACCAGGACAAACAAAGCTTCGCGTTCCAGTGCACCGACTCCAGCCGCTTCAAGAAGGGCATCTGCCTGAGCTGCCGGAAGAACCGCTGCAATGGCATCGGCTACAACGCCAGGAAAACACggaacaaaagaaacagcaagatgTACTTGAAAACAAGAGCTGACATGCCGTTCAAAGGTATGCTTCCTTCTTAGAAAGAGCACAGTCTCCTCTCTAAGAACAGACTCCAAAGTCAGCGTTGGGAAGACGTAGAAGTGGAAGAGTAGCATCACCTTAAAGCAGTGCAGCACCAGGAGTTAGTCTTTTGCTGTTAGCTGGCTGCATTGCTGCCCTGTGGCATTACAGAGATCCTTCCTCCATGTAAAATCAACATGACTCTGGCCATAAGGATGCTCAAAAGAGCTGAACTAAAGTATACATATGTTATACTTGCAAGACCACTCCAGCCTTAGAGCTCCCCAGGGTGGACCTGCTGTTGTTGTGATGTAAATATCAACTCTGTAAACAGTAAgggcaagaaaaagcaattgATGATGTCTCCATAAAGAAAGGGTTTAGCCTTTGCCAGACAACACTATTTCACAAAGAGCGATGCTGAGCAATGTTGTCTCTTAAAGTTGGTTCCATCTACGCTCTCCTTGTTTCTCTCCAGTCTACCATTATCAGATGAAAATGCATGTCTTCAGCTACCAGGGCTTGGGAGAGGCTGATCCCACTTTCTCTGTCACCCTTTATGGCACCAGTGGAGACTCTGAACCGCTCTCTTTAGAAATGTAAGTAAGCTGGCCTGTGGTGTTTAGCTAAGGAGATACTGGGACTAGGCAAGGTGGCatcattctttttcctcaggTAACACTAGCTCACATCCAAGCCTAGCAACCTTGCTTCGTCACCattcaaaacacttttcatCCAGTAATTTAACTTATTGCTGAAAAAGCAATTTGATGCTTTTTCAGTCCTCTACATATTAGCCTTCATGGCTCATTGTTGAGGTactttgttctgctttccccccctccctACCATTTGGATGTACTCTGAAATCACCCAGATCTCTGGAGGCACTGTTGATCTCCTTTAGCCTCTCCCACAAGAAACACAAGGCATGAAATTCACCTTTAAGCTACAGAAGGATGGCTGAGCCAAATACATGATGCATTATATTAAGCCAGGTATCTGAACTTACTTTCTTTAGTGTAATCAGTGATTAACCGGTGACAGTTGAACGTGGAGCACTTGATAAGCTTCACAGGGCTCTGTTTAACTGCTTACATGGAATGAATGAGCATCTGGCACGCTTCCATAAGGAAGAAATGTCGAGTCCCTGCTTATCTTTCAGGCTTGATCAAATTGGCCTAAACGCTACTAACACCTTCCTGGTGTATACTGAAAAGGACATGGGtgaacttctgaaaataaagctgacCTGGGAGGGAACATCGCAGTCATGGTATGACCTATGGAAAGAGCTGAAGAGCTACTGGTATCGGCCTGCGAAGCTTTCCCAGGAGCTGCATGTCCGACGTATCCGTGTGAAATCTGGAGAGACACAACAGAGGTAATAACTGTGTTAGATTGCATGGGATTTGACAGGAAACCTCAGCTCGAAGGAGAAATACTCAGAATCTAGCAGAAAAAGTTAGGGGTTTGAACTTGGTTGGTATCCTGAGTTGCCTTTTACGAGACAGCTAATGCTCCCTTGTAGTGTAGGAGGGTGGGTTACTTGCCAGCATGAGGTTCCGAACTAGGCTTTAAGCAAAACCAGTCACTGCACGTCAGATCTGGGatgttcttttgctttatttagatACTTCGATGCTGTCCTGCCTGCCCTTGGGGGCTAAATTAGCCTACTTCAAGATGGTTGAGATTGTACCTGAGGTTTAAAGTACTGACAGCAcctaaaatactgaaacataGGTGGGCATGGCTATTACACTATGGCACAACAAGCTAGATCTAAAACTGCAACTGGTAACATGGTGACACCAGCTCCTTAAGCACTATAGTGCTCCTCAGATGTCTGTAACTGGAAAGCTACCTGGACAACCAACAAAAAGCTGCCAAGCATGTAGCACTGCACTCCCAAATCTCATGTTAATGATCTATCAGAGAACAGCAGTTGATATTGACGATTTCCCACATTTCTCAAAGCTTTCTAGAACATCTCCTATCATCTGTAAGGTAGTTTTGCGTCCTAGTTTCTACAATCTATGAAACATAGGGGTAGTAGAAGCAAGGATtcccaaataaaaattaaagtaggaaataaaacaaccaTT
It contains:
- the LIPG gene encoding endothelial lipase isoform X2; this encodes MTGLAFLLCAAAMCCTAAPPALPARDAAVAEQPAPTAAKPRVRFSLRSASHAEEEGCAIAVGQHKCLEDCGFNVTAKTFFIIHGWTMSGMFETWLGSLVSALQEREKDANVVVVDWLSLAHQLYTDAVNNTQIVGKSIARLLDWLQENPLFQLENVHLIGYSLGAHVAGFAGNHVHGTIGRITAIGEVVKCEHERSVHLFVDSLVNQDKQSFAFQCTDSSRFKKGICLSCRKNRCNGIGYNARKTRNKRNSKMYLKTRADMPFKVYHYQMKMHVFSYQGLGEADPTFSVTLYGTSGDSEPLSLEMLDQIGLNATNTFLVYTEKDMGELLKIKLTWEGTSQSWYDLWKELKSYWYRPAKLSQELHVRRIRVKSGETQQRFAFCVEDAQLTSITPGKELWFVKCTEEWQKRSVSNVL
- the LIPG gene encoding endothelial lipase isoform X1 encodes the protein MTGLAFLLCAAAMCCTAAPPALPARDAAVAEQPAPTAAKPRVRFSLRSASHAEEEGCAIAVGQHKCLEDCGFNVTAKTFFIIHGWTMSGMFETWLGSLVSALQEREKDANVVVVDWLSLAHQLYTDAVNNTQIVGKSIARLLDWLQENPLFQLENVHLIGYSLGAHVAGFAGNHVHGTIGRITGLDPAGPMFEGVDPSKRLSPDDANFVDVLHTYTRETLGVSIGIQMPVGHVDIYPNGGDFQPGCGLSDVLGAIAYGTIGEVVKCEHERSVHLFVDSLVNQDKQSFAFQCTDSSRFKKGICLSCRKNRCNGIGYNARKTRNKRNSKMYLKTRADMPFKVYHYQMKMHVFSYQGLGEADPTFSVTLYGTSGDSEPLSLEMLDQIGLNATNTFLVYTEKDMGELLKIKLTWEGTSQSWYDLWKELKSYWYRPAKLSQELHVRRIRVKSGETQQRFAFCVEDAQLTSITPGKELWFVKCTEEWQKRSVSNVL